The DNA window AAGGACGTGGACGTCTCCTATCAATTAAGGGCGATCTTTGCGAGTTCCCCCGTGCCGGCACCGAACCCGTAGTGGCGCGGGCAGTGAACTGTCAGGGCGGTCGAGGCCGGTGGTGCCCCGCGGTTGGGGTTTCATCGGTGAGACGCCTGCTCAAGCGGACGTCTATGATCGAACGTCGTCGATGCGGTGTCGCCGGAATCTAGAAACAAAGCATCGGGACGGCCGGTATTGAATTCGACGTAACGCCTTTTGCAGAAAGCCTTCAGAGCATGGAGCTTCCCACCCTCACGCCCGACGCCCCGGCGCAGCCGGCACCCAAGACCGAAGTCGGCAGTTACTTCGTTGCCAACTATCCGCCGTTCTCGGTCTGGTCGCAGAACCACCTGCCGGCGATTCAGCAGGCGTTGGATGCCAAGCCCGACCCTGACACCAAGCTCGGCCTGTACCTGCACATCCCTTTCTGCCGCAAGCGATGCAAGTTCTGTTATTTCCGCGTCTACACTGACAAGAACGCCAACGACATCGAAACCTACCTGTCGGCCCTGTCACGGGAGATCGATCTTTATGCCGATCGTCCAGGGCTTCAGGGGCGTCAGTTCGAGTTCGTTTACTTCGGCGGTGGAACGCCGTCTTACCTGTCCAATGCGCAGCTCGAACGACTGATTGAGCGGATTAATGTCCGTTGGAACTGGGATGCGGCCAAGGAAGTGACCTTCGAGTGTGAACCGGGAACGCTGAAGGAATCCAAGCTCGAGACGATCAAGAAGATCGGGGTTACGCGGCTTAGCCTAGGCGTTGAACACTTCGACGACGAGATCCTGAGCGTTAACGGCCGGGCTCATAAGTCACCGGAAATCCTGCGGGCGTGGGAGTGGATTCGCAACGTCGGCTTCCCCCAGGTGAATATCGATCTGATCGCCGGCATGCTCGGCGAGACCGAGGACAAGTGGAAAGCCTGCGTCGAGAAGGCCATTGCGCTCGACGCCGACAGCGTGACCATCTATCAGATGGAAGTGCCTTACAACACGGGTATCGCCAAGGATGCCCGCGATCATGGCGGGGTGTCCGAGGTCGCGAGCTGGGCTCAGAAGCGCGCCTGGGTTGACTACGCTTTCAAGCAGTTTGAGGCGGCGGGCTACGTCGTCAGCAGTGGATACACGTTGGTGAAGCCCAGCCGTCATGCGGGCTTTGTCTATCGAGACTCCCTATGGCGCGGCGCGGACCTGGTCGCGACCGGGGTGGCTTCGTTCGGTCACTTCCAGGGCGTCCACTATCAGAACCTGGATAAGTGGGAAACCTACATCGACTCGATCGAACGAGGCGAGTTGCCGATCAACCGCGCATTACCGGTTAACGACCACCAGCGACTCATCCGCGAGATGATCCTGCTTTTGAAGACAGGTTCGCTCGACGCCGCCTACTTCCGGCGGAAGTTCGGACAAGACATCCTGAAAGTATTCGATGAAGGGTTCAAGAGCCTCGTGGAAGAGGGATGGGCGACCGTTACCGGCGATCAGGTTCTCCTGAACCGCAAGGGACTGCTTCAGGTGGACACCCTGCTGCCCCGTTTCTTTGAGCCGGAGCACCGGGGTATTCGATACACGTAGGGTCCGCCTTGGCGGACGACCGGCCTCGCGCCCAACCCTGACGCCGGCACACGGCACCTTTCCATTCAGCTTCGCCAATCCCATGCCCATCCCCGTCAGCAAGCTCTCCGATCATCCGGTTGCCGAAGCAGCACTACTCGATCTGTGTCGGCCGTTCGTGCAACGCGACTTTGTGCCGGAGTGCACGATTGTTCAGCCGGACCAGATTCCGTTTCCGGAAGACCAGTTGCTGGTTCATCACGGTCACATGACGGAGGTCCTGGAGAAGTTTCACGGCGCGCCGGTGGACGTGGAAGTGATGGAAGAGTCTGTCGAGGGGGACGTTTACACTCGGAAAATCAAGCTGACCCCCCACGGCCAGCCCGGCAAGGTCGTAGAACTTGGCATTGCCCGGCTCGACCTGCGCTATCTTTCACAAGACGTGAAAGCCGAGATCCTGGCTAAGAAGCTACCGTTAGGGGCAGTATTGATTAAGCACAACGTGCTTCGCCGGGTTAAGCCGAGATGGTTTATGCGGTTTCCCGGTGCCGGACCGGTGATGTCGCTGTTCGGTGAGTCCCGGCATCAGGGCGTCGCCTTCGGACGCATCGGGACGATTTACTGCGACGGTCAGCCGGCGATCGAAGTGATGGAAATCGTTCTGAACGTCCGGTCCTAGGTGTCGCCGTGCCGCCGGACGTTCAAGAAGTTTTGCCCTTACCGAGCGAACCATGCCACAAACATTGACCCAGACATTTGACGAGACGTATGACGTGGTCGTGATCGGTGGCGGGCCGGCCGGGTCCACCACCGGCG is part of the Humisphaera borealis genome and encodes:
- a CDS encoding coproporphyrinogen-III oxidase family protein — protein: MELPTLTPDAPAQPAPKTEVGSYFVANYPPFSVWSQNHLPAIQQALDAKPDPDTKLGLYLHIPFCRKRCKFCYFRVYTDKNANDIETYLSALSREIDLYADRPGLQGRQFEFVYFGGGTPSYLSNAQLERLIERINVRWNWDAAKEVTFECEPGTLKESKLETIKKIGVTRLSLGVEHFDDEILSVNGRAHKSPEILRAWEWIRNVGFPQVNIDLIAGMLGETEDKWKACVEKAIALDADSVTIYQMEVPYNTGIAKDARDHGGVSEVASWAQKRAWVDYAFKQFEAAGYVVSSGYTLVKPSRHAGFVYRDSLWRGADLVATGVASFGHFQGVHYQNLDKWETYIDSIERGELPINRALPVNDHQRLIREMILLLKTGSLDAAYFRRKFGQDILKVFDEGFKSLVEEGWATVTGDQVLLNRKGLLQVDTLLPRFFEPEHRGIRYT